The following proteins are encoded in a genomic region of Alistipes shahii WAL 8301:
- a CDS encoding FecR family protein — protein sequence MEKETLYRFFRGETTPDEQQCLMDWLDADEEHRRTFDRERQMYNALLLFAPQKQVAFRQSIGLRRIIGYAAQIAAMLALAVGIGWGYVSYHEHSWEALTTRISAPEGQRVNLKLQDGTEVWLNSGAELEYPSLFAGDTRRVRLAGEAFFDVSHDASKPFVVETFACRVEVLGTRFNVNADVQHSGFSTTLLRGSVRLTSLEDSRQQVVLKPDEKAVFENGKLTLHRADDPNEYLWVKGLISISGLDFKEVIHRMEHCYGVRINLNVAPIPTLEAMGKLRISDGIEHALGILQRNCKFNYMYNHETNEITIY from the coding sequence ATGGAAAAAGAAACCTTATATCGTTTTTTTCGAGGAGAAACTACTCCTGATGAGCAGCAATGCTTGATGGATTGGCTTGATGCCGACGAAGAACACCGCCGAACATTTGATCGAGAACGACAAATGTATAATGCCTTGTTGTTGTTTGCTCCGCAGAAACAGGTTGCTTTCCGTCAGTCGATTGGCTTGCGGCGAATAATCGGATATGCAGCTCAAATTGCCGCAATGCTTGCTTTGGCAGTGGGGATCGGTTGGGGATATGTTTCCTATCACGAGCATTCCTGGGAAGCGCTTACAACTCGTATCTCTGCCCCTGAAGGGCAACGTGTCAATCTGAAATTGCAGGATGGCACTGAAGTGTGGCTCAATTCGGGTGCAGAACTTGAATATCCGTCTCTTTTTGCCGGGGATACTCGCCGGGTTCGGTTGGCCGGTGAAGCATTTTTCGATGTCAGCCACGATGCCAGCAAGCCGTTTGTCGTAGAAACTTTTGCGTGCCGGGTTGAAGTGCTCGGAACTCGCTTCAACGTGAATGCCGATGTGCAGCACTCTGGTTTTTCGACCACTTTGCTGCGTGGCAGTGTTCGCCTAACATCATTGGAGGATTCTCGACAGCAAGTTGTGCTCAAACCTGATGAAAAGGCCGTATTCGAAAATGGAAAATTGACCCTTCATAGAGCAGATGACCCTAACGAATATCTATGGGTCAAAGGGCTGATCTCTATCAGTGGGCTTGATTTCAAAGAGGTGATACATCGTATGGAGCATTGTTACGGCGTGCGTATCAACCTCAATGTTGCTCCAATACCAACATTGGAGGCAATGGGTAAACTTCGCATTTCCGACGGTATCGAGCATGCTCTCGGCATATTGCAGCGCAATTGCAAATTCAATTACATGTACAACCACGAAACCAACGAAATAACCATTTATTAG
- a CDS encoding RNA polymerase sigma-70 factor: MMRKADVSFEELYNCYKVRFERFAISYIQDRSVAEDIVTDSFVYWWEHRDRVGSKDENPAAYILATIRHKCLNHLRALQVRLRSHNEIRESQSRIVQENIRSLELCDPVHLFAGEVEALVRQSLEELPELTRYIFIDQRLKGKSYRDIAVEYAISERRVETELARALDKLRRRLKDYLPVILVSLVLSRFIR, translated from the coding sequence ATGATGCGAAAAGCTGATGTTTCCTTCGAGGAACTTTATAATTGCTATAAAGTTCGTTTCGAAAGGTTTGCCATAAGTTATATACAAGATCGCAGTGTAGCGGAAGATATTGTAACCGATTCATTCGTCTATTGGTGGGAACACAGAGATCGAGTTGGATCGAAAGACGAAAATCCTGCGGCTTATATTCTTGCGACTATTCGACATAAATGTCTCAATCATCTGCGTGCGTTACAAGTTCGATTGCGGAGTCATAACGAGATCAGAGAATCTCAAAGTCGTATTGTGCAGGAGAATATCCGGTCGTTGGAGCTTTGTGATCCCGTCCATCTTTTTGCTGGAGAGGTTGAGGCTCTCGTTCGGCAAAGTTTGGAAGAACTACCGGAATTGACCCGTTATATTTTTATAGATCAACGCCTTAAGGGTAAGTCTTATCGGGATATTGCTGTCGAGTATGCCATTTCTGAACGACGAGTTGAAACTGAACTTGCCCGTGCATTGGATAAATTGCGTAGAAGATTGAAGGATTATCTGCCTGTGATACTTGTATCCTTGGTTCTAAGTCGTTTCATTCGTTGA
- a CDS encoding site-specific integrase, whose translation MRNTFKVLFYIKKNAPLRNGNTPIMGRITINGQRTQLSTQLSVNPNLWDVSMGRAAGRSAVASHVNEQLSQIRFRIERCYNTLFYEHALVTPKMVKEMYFGNDQRNETLLAFFRHHNEEFSRMVGISRSKTTYYKYRCVYKHLENYVNDKFNRKDLLFKELDKEFLTGFHHYIAQECGHKKNTTWIYMIAFKHILMLARSRGHMAKDLFANYKLRSEFVARNYLSMTEIRKLIRLDLDDMTLQLVRDAFLFSCFTGLSYIDLCTLTPQHIQQDGKQLWISTTRRKTGSAVNVRIFAIPYTILLKYKPMQRNARIFRLPSNGWCNICLERIMSLAGIPRHITFHSARHTFATTITLSQGMAIETISKLLGHKNIRTTQIYATITHSKLDGDMERLSKRLDTLYRDTDLEKVRERL comes from the coding sequence ATGAGAAACACGTTCAAAGTACTGTTTTACATCAAGAAGAATGCGCCTTTACGCAATGGAAACACGCCGATCATGGGACGCATTACGATCAACGGACAGCGAACGCAGCTGTCCACGCAACTATCCGTGAATCCGAATCTCTGGGATGTGAGTATGGGACGGGCGGCAGGGCGCAGCGCGGTTGCCTCACATGTCAACGAACAACTCTCGCAGATTCGTTTCCGCATCGAAAGATGTTACAACACGCTGTTTTACGAGCATGCCCTGGTCACTCCGAAAATGGTCAAGGAGATGTATTTCGGCAACGACCAGCGCAACGAAACGCTGCTGGCCTTCTTCAGGCATCACAACGAGGAGTTCAGCCGGATGGTGGGCATCAGCCGCAGCAAAACGACCTACTATAAATATAGGTGTGTTTACAAGCATCTCGAAAACTACGTCAACGACAAATTCAACCGCAAGGATTTGCTGTTCAAAGAACTCGACAAAGAGTTCCTGACGGGGTTCCACCACTACATCGCACAGGAGTGCGGACACAAGAAAAACACGACGTGGATCTACATGATCGCGTTCAAGCACATCCTCATGCTGGCCCGCAGCCGGGGCCACATGGCCAAGGACCTCTTCGCGAATTACAAACTGCGCAGCGAATTCGTCGCGCGAAACTACCTGTCCATGACCGAAATCCGCAAGCTGATCCGTCTGGACCTCGACGACATGACCTTACAGTTGGTACGCGATGCATTTTTGTTCAGTTGCTTCACGGGACTCTCCTACATCGACCTCTGCACGCTGACCCCGCAGCATATCCAGCAGGACGGCAAACAGCTGTGGATCAGCACCACCCGCCGCAAAACAGGATCTGCGGTCAACGTGCGCATCTTCGCGATACCGTACACCATTCTGCTGAAATACAAACCGATGCAGCGGAATGCGCGGATATTCCGCCTGCCGAGCAACGGCTGGTGCAACATCTGCCTCGAACGCATTATGTCTCTGGCGGGCATTCCCCGGCACATCACGTTCCATTCGGCCCGGCACACCTTCGCCACGACGATCACGCTTTCGCAGGGAATGGCGATCGAAACGATCAGCAAGCTGCTGGGACATAAGAACATACGGACTACGCAGATTTATGCGACCATCACCCACTCGAAACTCGACGGTGACATGGAGCGGCTCTCGAAACGCCTCGATACGCTGTACCGCGATACCGACCTGGAAAAAGTCCGGGAGCGCCTTTGA
- a CDS encoding SusC/RagA family TonB-linked outer membrane protein, giving the protein MVRKILLSLIAVLGLCVYGFAQNRQVSGKVADAEGKPVAGATVMVDGTSTGTTTGTDGKFTIAAPADATLAVSFIGYETRKVAVAGKTHVEVVMHEDAQAIENVVVTAFGTTTKKDLTGSIATIRGEELAKRQVSTVSKMLEGAVPGVQLTTATNQPGTDAAIYVRGVGSLNAGTGALIVLDGSPYQGSLSDINPADIESISVSKDATANSLYGSRAANGVVFITTKRGSLDNPTISVDTRFGINTRAVPEYDIITDPGEYLEAQWRTMRDTKWASSPEEGGGDLAAAALYASQEVLGAHGNYNPYKYSSTYLIDPATGKLDPSARRMYSERLQDELFKTGFRNETNVSVSGGNEKSDYFISLGYLKDESYVIESDFERYSARVNVNTKLRKWIKVGANLSYAHTVQNNILEGSSLASSAFATARSWEPVFPVYARDAEGKIKYDENGDKVYDLGTGQTDGTTTRPGTSGQNIIAMLKMDTRDIKRNNLQGRAYGEIYFLRDFTFTSSMSLGYRASDELLFYNPTIGAGRGSKGRINKKSTDVYDLNLIQMLNYKKSVGRHNINALIGHEYNSWVRDYAEVEKTNIYDPKNPQLNNAGEMGSINGYQDVLRIQGFFGKLEYNYDNRYYFSGGIRRDGTSRFKYNPWGTFWSVGASWRIGAEKFMESTHSWLSELKLRATYGTQGNEDLANYYPYTDQYTVTISEGKLGTEIYYYGNPDLTWEKQKTFDLGLDVGLLNDRINLTMDYFIRVSDGLLFKRTKDISTGRAYDWYNVGKLRNSGFEFDLNVKLIQKKDWYWDMSVNGYTYANKMLNLPDEYKVSGMPNGNQRIYEGKDIYRWEMRQFAGLDEKGNSLWYMDQDILDDAGNVVGVEKVTTGDATEATQYLLEKSALPDFTGGLNTTLRWKSLDLTIMTNFQFGGYGYDYDFSAFSSANFPMNRLKNYADAWNPETGKGSAPIWNTNDSNINASSDRFLISKTYFNLRNITLGYTFPANWMSKIGIKSVRVYFACDNVFFASKRKGYDPRTSMGGQGATVALNSVDGTYYSPIRTTSVGLNINF; this is encoded by the coding sequence ATGGTAAGAAAAATTCTACTATCGTTAATTGCCGTTTTGGGGCTTTGTGTATATGGATTCGCCCAAAACCGGCAGGTTTCCGGTAAAGTTGCCGATGCGGAGGGTAAGCCTGTCGCGGGCGCAACCGTTATGGTCGACGGCACGTCGACCGGTACGACCACGGGCACGGACGGTAAATTCACCATCGCTGCACCCGCCGACGCTACGCTGGCGGTTTCGTTCATCGGTTACGAGACCCGGAAAGTGGCTGTTGCCGGAAAGACGCATGTCGAAGTCGTGATGCACGAAGATGCGCAGGCCATCGAGAATGTCGTGGTGACCGCTTTCGGCACGACGACGAAAAAAGACCTTACGGGATCAATCGCCACCATCCGCGGCGAGGAGCTTGCGAAGCGTCAGGTTTCGACCGTTTCGAAAATGCTCGAAGGAGCGGTTCCCGGCGTGCAGCTGACTACGGCCACCAACCAGCCCGGTACGGACGCTGCGATCTACGTCCGCGGCGTCGGTTCGCTCAATGCGGGCACCGGCGCGCTGATCGTGCTCGACGGCTCGCCCTATCAGGGCAGCCTGTCCGACATCAACCCGGCCGACATCGAGTCGATCTCCGTGTCGAAGGACGCCACGGCCAACTCGCTCTACGGTTCGCGCGCCGCGAACGGCGTGGTTTTCATCACGACCAAGCGCGGCAGCCTGGACAATCCCACGATCAGCGTCGACACGCGATTCGGTATCAACACCCGCGCTGTCCCCGAGTATGACATCATCACCGATCCGGGCGAATACCTCGAGGCGCAGTGGCGCACGATGCGCGACACGAAGTGGGCGTCAAGCCCCGAAGAGGGCGGCGGTGATCTGGCTGCCGCGGCGCTCTATGCCTCGCAGGAGGTGCTGGGTGCACACGGAAATTACAACCCCTACAAATATTCGTCGACCTACCTGATCGACCCTGCGACCGGCAAACTCGACCCGTCGGCCCGGCGCATGTACAGCGAGCGCCTGCAGGACGAACTCTTCAAGACCGGATTCCGTAACGAGACGAACGTTTCGGTCAGCGGCGGGAACGAGAAGTCCGATTATTTCATCTCGCTGGGTTACCTCAAGGACGAATCCTATGTGATCGAATCGGATTTCGAGCGTTACAGCGCCCGTGTGAACGTCAACACCAAGCTCCGCAAGTGGATCAAGGTGGGCGCCAACCTCTCCTATGCCCACACGGTGCAGAACAACATTCTGGAGGGCAGCAGCCTCGCTTCGTCGGCGTTCGCCACGGCGCGTTCGTGGGAGCCGGTTTTTCCGGTCTACGCCCGCGATGCCGAGGGGAAAATCAAGTATGACGAAAACGGCGACAAGGTTTACGACCTGGGTACGGGGCAGACCGACGGCACGACGACCCGTCCCGGAACCTCGGGTCAGAACATCATCGCCATGCTGAAGATGGACACGCGCGACATCAAACGCAACAACTTGCAGGGCCGCGCTTACGGGGAGATCTATTTCCTGCGCGACTTCACCTTCACCTCGAGCATGTCGCTGGGCTATCGCGCCTCCGACGAACTGCTGTTCTATAACCCCACGATCGGCGCCGGACGCGGTTCCAAGGGCCGGATCAACAAAAAGTCTACGGACGTTTACGATCTGAACCTGATCCAGATGCTCAATTACAAAAAATCCGTCGGACGCCACAATATCAATGCGCTGATCGGACATGAGTACAACAGCTGGGTGCGCGATTACGCCGAGGTCGAGAAGACGAACATTTACGATCCCAAGAATCCGCAGCTGAACAACGCCGGCGAGATGGGGTCGATCAACGGCTATCAGGACGTGCTGCGCATTCAGGGTTTCTTCGGCAAACTGGAGTACAACTACGACAACCGTTATTATTTCTCGGGCGGTATCCGCCGCGACGGAACCTCGCGTTTCAAATACAATCCCTGGGGCACGTTCTGGTCCGTCGGCGCTTCGTGGCGCATCGGAGCCGAGAAGTTCATGGAGAGTACGCACAGCTGGCTTTCGGAGCTGAAACTCCGCGCCACGTACGGTACGCAGGGTAACGAGGACCTGGCCAACTACTATCCCTATACCGACCAGTATACGGTTACCATTTCCGAAGGCAAGCTGGGTACGGAGATCTATTACTACGGCAATCCCGATCTGACGTGGGAGAAGCAGAAGACGTTCGATCTGGGTCTGGACGTGGGTCTGCTGAACGACCGCATCAACCTGACGATGGACTACTTCATCCGCGTGTCGGACGGTCTGCTCTTCAAGCGTACGAAGGATATTTCGACGGGCCGCGCCTACGACTGGTACAACGTCGGCAAACTGCGCAATTCGGGCTTCGAATTCGACTTGAACGTCAAGCTCATCCAGAAAAAGGACTGGTACTGGGACATGTCGGTCAACGGTTACACCTATGCCAACAAGATGCTCAACCTGCCCGACGAGTACAAAGTCTCGGGCATGCCCAACGGCAACCAGCGCATTTACGAAGGCAAGGACATCTACCGCTGGGAGATGCGGCAGTTCGCAGGTCTGGATGAGAAGGGCAACTCGCTTTGGTACATGGATCAGGATATTCTGGACGACGCCGGCAACGTTGTCGGCGTGGAAAAAGTCACGACCGGCGATGCTACCGAGGCCACGCAGTACCTGCTGGAGAAGAGCGCGCTTCCCGATTTCACGGGCGGCCTGAACACCACGCTGCGTTGGAAGAGCCTCGACCTGACGATTATGACCAACTTCCAGTTCGGCGGCTACGGCTACGATTACGACTTCTCGGCGTTCAGCAGTGCGAATTTCCCGATGAACCGTCTGAAGAACTATGCCGACGCCTGGAATCCGGAGACCGGGAAAGGTTCGGCGCCGATCTGGAACACGAACGACTCGAACATCAACGCTTCGTCGGATCGTTTCCTGATCAGCAAAACCTACTTCAACCTGCGCAACATCACGCTGGGCTACACCTTCCCGGCGAACTGGATGAGCAAGATCGGCATCAAGAGCGTTCGCGTGTACTTCGCCTGCGACAACGTCTTCTTCGCATCGAAGCGCAAGGGCTACGATCCCCGTACGAGCATGGGCGGTCAGGGCGCGACGGTCGCTTTGAACAGCGTGGACGGTACGTATTATTCGCCGATCCGCACCACTTCGGTAGGTCTCAATATTAACTTCTAA
- a CDS encoding RagB/SusD family nutrient uptake outer membrane protein: protein MSAAVAVSCSDDIFDVDPSGKVSSETRDEVAKEDPDKVLQGIEASIYTHYATYYKNDLQWLTGFKGFELAFGMTGQDMTLLLQHSMNLYMYINDYWQEEYTPTFNVWNMFYIPIATANEILATATLDASAESETMKAYRARALTSRAFGYYHLINVYQYPYSAANKDLPGVPLATEETLGQNLPRATMEQVYKRITDDLDEALRIFEEIGYDDTGSRTDFDASVAAILRARVALVMEDWGKAVSLADDILAKYTLVSKENYNSGFNRIENVPSLIFGFKMTADNCQTWATWCSQMDPYMSGYAGMWAERPIHSYLYARLNPTDVRRGWWLNKTDNPDPDAATSGYACLLPSNLPNTLASGVKARSEYVSVKFRSYNGDWNNTDLIYMRAEEAVFIKAEAEAHSNIAAAKKTLKDYVTTYRDPGYDITAASLDDVVEEIILQKRIEMWMEGALEWLDRRRLNMPIDRRDDAAMTAAGVANNHIYKAMWEQNESGMRFQLPRSVVIANPEIGEANQNKTN, encoded by the coding sequence ATGAGCGCGGCAGTTGCGGTATCCTGCAGCGACGATATCTTCGACGTGGACCCTTCGGGAAAAGTCTCTTCGGAGACCCGTGACGAGGTGGCCAAGGAGGACCCGGACAAGGTGCTTCAGGGTATCGAGGCGTCCATTTACACCCACTATGCCACCTATTACAAGAACGATCTTCAGTGGCTGACCGGTTTCAAAGGGTTCGAACTTGCGTTCGGCATGACCGGGCAGGACATGACCCTGCTGCTGCAACACAGCATGAACCTTTACATGTATATCAACGACTACTGGCAGGAGGAGTATACGCCGACTTTCAACGTGTGGAACATGTTCTACATTCCGATCGCCACGGCCAATGAGATTCTCGCGACGGCGACCCTCGACGCTTCCGCCGAGTCGGAGACGATGAAGGCCTACCGCGCCCGTGCGCTGACCTCCCGCGCGTTCGGCTACTACCACCTGATCAACGTGTACCAGTATCCCTACTCGGCGGCGAACAAGGACCTTCCGGGCGTGCCTCTGGCCACCGAGGAGACCCTCGGCCAGAATCTGCCGCGCGCCACGATGGAGCAGGTCTACAAACGCATTACCGACGACCTGGACGAAGCGCTGCGTATTTTCGAGGAGATCGGATACGACGACACCGGTTCCCGGACCGATTTCGACGCCAGCGTGGCCGCCATTCTGCGCGCCCGTGTCGCATTGGTCATGGAGGACTGGGGGAAAGCCGTCTCGCTGGCCGACGATATTCTGGCCAAATACACGCTCGTCTCCAAGGAGAACTACAACAGCGGCTTCAACCGTATCGAGAACGTTCCGAGTCTGATCTTCGGCTTCAAGATGACGGCCGACAACTGCCAGACATGGGCTACCTGGTGTTCGCAGATGGACCCCTACATGAGCGGTTATGCGGGTATGTGGGCCGAGCGTCCGATCCACTCCTACCTCTATGCGCGTCTGAATCCGACCGACGTGCGTCGCGGCTGGTGGCTCAACAAGACGGACAATCCGGACCCGGACGCTGCGACGAGCGGTTATGCCTGCCTCCTGCCTTCCAACCTGCCCAATACGCTTGCTTCGGGCGTGAAAGCGCGTTCGGAGTACGTCTCGGTCAAGTTCCGCAGTTACAACGGCGACTGGAACAATACCGATCTGATCTATATGCGCGCCGAAGAGGCCGTCTTCATCAAGGCTGAAGCCGAGGCGCACAGCAACATCGCCGCGGCCAAGAAGACGCTCAAGGATTACGTGACGACCTACCGCGATCCGGGTTATGACATCACGGCCGCTTCGCTCGACGATGTCGTCGAGGAGATCATTCTTCAGAAACGTATCGAGATGTGGATGGAGGGCGCTCTGGAGTGGCTCGACCGCCGGCGTTTGAATATGCCGATTGATCGCCGGGACGATGCCGCGATGACGGCGGCAGGCGTTGCGAACAACCACATTTACAAAGCCATGTGGGAGCAGAACGAATCCGGTATGCGGTTCCAGCTGCCGCGTTCCGTCGTGATTGCCAACCCGGAAATCGGCGAGGCGAACCAGAATAAAACGAATTAA
- a CDS encoding site-specific integrase: MSATIEVVCYKSKVLANNESPLMLRITKDRKLKYSSIGVSVNPALWDFEKNRPRRNCPNRLHIERLIADKIDAYRAKMIELQAEKKEFTATSLHERVADKTTKRTVGEVFQSQIENLKQTGRTGYALSHREVYNSLLKFNGHLNIYFSDIDTVWLKRYETWLRGQGFSENTIGRRFRTLRAVYNVAIEEKCVKAEYYPFKSYKVSKLHQATAKRAISKADIMRIIEYRCDDFYKQFAVDLFAFGYFMGGINFVDIAYLKMDNIVDGRLIYTRRKTHKLIRLPLQPKAQEIIERYQQDGALFLFPILSAFHKTEQQQRNRVHKVISKVNERLKEVGKELEIPIDLTTYVSRHSFATVLKREGVSTSIICESLGHSSEKVTQIYLDSFENSQIDAAMQHLL, from the coding sequence ATGAGTGCCACAATCGAGGTTGTTTGCTACAAGTCCAAAGTATTGGCTAACAATGAATCACCACTAATGTTACGAATCACGAAAGACCGTAAGTTAAAATATTCCAGTATCGGTGTTTCGGTCAATCCTGCATTGTGGGATTTCGAGAAAAACAGACCACGTAGAAATTGCCCTAATCGGTTGCATATCGAACGCCTTATTGCAGATAAAATAGATGCCTATCGTGCAAAGATGATTGAATTGCAGGCCGAGAAAAAAGAGTTTACCGCAACATCGTTACATGAAAGAGTTGCAGATAAGACTACTAAACGCACCGTTGGCGAGGTGTTCCAATCTCAAATCGAGAACTTGAAACAAACGGGGCGAACGGGCTATGCGTTATCGCACAGAGAGGTCTACAATTCCTTGCTGAAATTCAACGGGCATCTGAACATATATTTTTCAGACATCGACACGGTTTGGCTGAAACGCTATGAAACATGGTTGCGGGGACAGGGCTTTTCAGAAAACACAATAGGCCGTCGATTCCGTACTTTACGAGCAGTCTATAATGTAGCCATAGAGGAAAAGTGTGTGAAAGCGGAATATTACCCGTTCAAATCCTACAAGGTTTCCAAACTGCACCAAGCGACGGCAAAGCGAGCAATAAGCAAGGCTGACATCATGCGGATTATCGAATACCGTTGTGATGATTTCTACAAGCAATTTGCAGTCGATTTGTTTGCGTTCGGTTACTTCATGGGTGGAATCAATTTCGTGGATATAGCCTACCTTAAAATGGATAATATCGTGGACGGGCGACTAATCTACACACGACGAAAAACGCATAAGTTGATAAGGCTACCTTTACAGCCCAAAGCACAGGAGATTATAGAGCGTTACCAACAAGACGGTGCGCTCTTTTTGTTTCCAATCCTTTCTGCTTTTCATAAGACCGAGCAACAGCAACGCAATCGAGTTCATAAAGTCATTTCCAAAGTGAATGAACGATTGAAAGAGGTAGGGAAAGAATTGGAAATACCTATCGACTTAACAACCTATGTTTCACGGCATAGCTTTGCTACCGTATTGAAACGTGAGGGAGTTAGCACGTCAATAATATGTGAATCGCTGGGGCATAGTTCTGAAAAGGTAACGCAAATCTATTTGGATAGTTTCGAGAACAGCCAAATCGACGCAGCTATGCAACATCTATTGTAA
- a CDS encoding ParB/Srx family N-terminal domain-containing protein → MKKMVISVDDANRHFAFVKGNRPVNVRTVKQKEKSMKAYGQLTPITVTDGEKVIQMGGRLMDLQGREIPNEDAGKYYAVLDGQHRLMAYQNLKLNLDDLVICEPLNAELSITEVIAQMNICTTVWKKSDYMAAPAMMLKEDNEVFDFAMFLHGKACPLSTISLWCFGKKSLQAKDLVECLNTKKLPEIFEDKTWFRSSIRWFKAAQGKFKDKFLMNRYLIDFITKQWKPDEDFEVFTAEMERKINDLTRDQADQIMNPHKTEGMAREQLIMDMLTQYLG, encoded by the coding sequence ATGAAAAAGATGGTAATTTCAGTAGATGACGCCAATCGTCACTTTGCATTTGTCAAAGGCAATCGGCCTGTAAACGTCAGAACCGTGAAACAAAAAGAGAAATCCATGAAAGCCTATGGGCAGCTAACCCCTATCACGGTAACCGATGGAGAAAAGGTAATTCAGATGGGCGGTCGTCTGATGGATTTGCAAGGGAGAGAAATCCCCAACGAGGATGCAGGAAAGTATTACGCCGTATTGGACGGTCAGCACCGATTGATGGCTTATCAGAATTTGAAGTTGAATTTGGATGACCTTGTGATTTGTGAACCGCTCAATGCTGAATTATCCATTACAGAGGTCATAGCGCAAATGAACATCTGCACCACCGTTTGGAAAAAGTCTGATTACATGGCCGCACCTGCCATGATGCTCAAAGAAGACAACGAGGTATTCGATTTCGCCATGTTCCTGCACGGCAAGGCTTGTCCCCTCTCCACGATTTCGTTATGGTGCTTCGGCAAGAAATCCCTGCAAGCAAAAGACTTGGTGGAGTGTCTGAACACGAAAAAACTGCCTGAAATCTTTGAGGATAAAACTTGGTTTCGTTCCAGTATAAGATGGTTTAAGGCCGCACAAGGGAAATTTAAGGATAAATTCCTTATGAACAGGTATTTAATCGACTTTATCACTAAGCAATGGAAACCCGATGAAGATTTCGAGGTGTTCACGGCGGAAATGGAGCGGAAGATAAACGACCTCACGCGCGACCAAGCAGACCAGATTATGAATCCTCACAAAACAGAAGGTATGGCACGGGAGCAGTTGATTATGGATATGCTGACCCAGTATCTCGGTTAA